From the genome of Miscanthus floridulus cultivar M001 chromosome 10, ASM1932011v1, whole genome shotgun sequence, one region includes:
- the LOC136488402 gene encoding uncharacterized protein, whose amino-acid sequence MEACKSRRPRSTRRRPHPHHHRATTIRRSTPGASRPRTRSGRSRPPSQQPRPPSQQPQPSPGASRPRTQIQARGRRIRPRRHRIRTPLAGNRRQPPLRAGGHRKREVGKKSRGPSRRRPCLPPICRSPALAATRQWRRNGRSLGWAERRRPSCPVEDDAGASVGRGVQSEQESPERKRQLLAGLSSAGRLHIFQLGCVRPFYQIDTRGQDENKMLTARGCHSCPVVENFD is encoded by the exons ATGGAGGCgtgcaaa AGCCGCCGGCCACGCAGCACACGCCGCCGGCCGCACCCGcatcaccaccgagccaccacCATCAGGAGGTCCACACCGGGCGCGAGCCGACCCAGGACCCGGTCCGGCCGCAGCCGGCCACCTTCGCAGCAGCCCCGGCCACCGTCGCAGCAGCCCCAGCCATCTCCGGGCGCGAGCCGACCCAGGACCCAGATCCAGGCGCGGGGGCGACGGATCCGGCCGAGAAGACACCGGATCCGCACACCCCTGGCCGGGAACCGTCGACAGCCGCCGCTCCGTGCAGGCGGCCACCGGAAGAGAGAGGTGGGGAAGAAGAGCAGAGGGCCTAGCCGCCGCCGTCCTTGCCTTCCTCCGATTTGCCGGAGTCCAGCTCTGGCGGCGACCAGGCAGTGGCGGCGCAACGGGAGGTCTCTAGGGTGGGCGGAGCGGCGCCGCCCGAGCTGCCCCGTAGAGGACGACGCGGGGGCTTCGGTCGGTCGAGGTGTGCAAAGTGAGCAGGAAAGCCCGGAAAG GAAAAGGCAGCTTCTCGCTGGCCTCTCGTCCGCAGGAAGACTTCACATCTTCCAACTTGGATGTGTACG CCCTTTCTATCAGATAGACACTAGAGGGCAAGACGAAAATAAAATGTTGACTGCAAGAGGGTGCCATAGCTGCCCTGTTGT TGAAAATTTTGATTAA